ATCGGCAACTGGCACGGGTGGTCGCGGCAGCGCATCGTCAACGCCGTGGACGCCGCGGTACGCCTCGTCGACCCCGATGCCGCGCGCGAACGCCGCCAGGCGGCCGAGGATGACCGCCATGTCGGCACCCACGACCTTGGCAACGGGATGACGGAAATCTATGGCACAGTCGCGGCCGCAGCGGCCACAGCGTTTGACCGACGGCTGTCCCAGTTGGCCACGCAAGTGTGCGCCGCGGACTCGCGAAGGCTGGATCAGCGCCGCGCCGACGCGCTGGCCGCCCTGGCGGAAGACCGCCCGCTGGGGTGCGGCTGCGGGCAAGCCGATTGCCCTAACAAAACCGGTGACGACAATCAGCGTGCGGGCGGAGCGCGGGTCGTGATCAATGTGGTGGCCAGCGACCAGACGGTTCATGGCGATGGCCGCGCGCCGGGCTATCTGGAAGGCTACGGGGTGATCGATGCCGAACAAGTCCGTGAGCTGGCGGCCACCGCGGCGCTGCATGTGATCGGCCCGTTCACCAGCCCGCTAGACGCTTTGCGTTACCAACCGTCGGCGTCGCTCGAGCGCGCTGTGCGCTGCCGTGACTTGACCTGCCGCTTCCCGGGATGTAGCGGTTCGGCCGCGGTCTGCGACATCGACCATACGATTCCGTTCAACCACGCCAACCCCGCAGCCGGTGGGCAAACGGTGTACGAGAACCTGAAATGCCTTTGCAGGCAACATCATCGGCTCAAGACCTTCGGCGGCTGGGTTGACAAACAACTGGCGGACGGGACCATCGTCTGGACCTCCCCCGCGGGAAAGACCTATTCGACGTCACCGGCCGGCCAAGACTTGTTCCCGAGTGCCGCCAAGCCCGCATGCCGAAGACCCACGCCGAACAGGCGGAGCAGATCGCAACAGAAAGCCAGTCGGATTGCCCGGGCGCGCAACCATAATCGCCAGCAGCGACCGATCACCGAAGCGCGACGCCGACTGGAGCAGGCCCGAAAGGACGAGATCGCGGCGCGCAAATTCCGGAACCACATGCGCGACGCCCTGTTCACTTTCAAGGGCGGCCCGAGCACCAGCCCATTCTGTCGGTGGGTCAACGATCCACACGAGCCCGAGGAGCTACCCGCAGACTGGGAACCCGGCGATCCGGAGTCGGATCCCCTGCCCGACGATCCGCCGTTCTAGAGCGGCTGGTTACTGTGCCTTTCATGGCGGGACCAATGGAGGGCGTCAAGGTCGTCGAGCTCGGGGTCTGGGTGGCCGGGCCGGCCACCGGCGGCATCCTGGCCGACTGGGGCGCCGACGTCATCAAGATCGAACCGCCGAGCGGCGACCCCGGGCGCATGTTTGGCAGGATGCTGGGTTGCGATTTGGGCGTCAACCCGCCGTTCGAAATGGACAACCGCTCCAAGCGCAGTGTCGTGTTGGACCTCGCGGAGGAGGCGGGCCGCGGCACCGCGTTCGAATTGCTCGCCGACGCGGACGTTTTCGTGACCAACGTGCGGCCCGGCGCGTTGCAACGCCTGGGGCTCGACTTCGAAACGGTGTCGGCCCACAACCCCCGCCTGGTCTACGGGCTGATCACCGGGTACGGCGAATCCGGGCCCGACGCCGATCGGGCCGCCTACGACGTGGCCGCGTTCTGGTCGCGCGCAGGGGTGGCGCACCTGCTCACCCGGCCCGGCGACATGCCGCCGTTCCAGCGCGGCGGCATGGGCGATCATTCGGCCGGCATGACGCTGGCGGCCGCCATCTGCGCGGCGCTGGTTGCCCGCGCACGCACCGGGACCGGCCAGCTGGTGACCACCTCGCTGTACCGCCAGGGTGCCTACACCGTGAGCTTCGACCTGAACACCTACCTGCTCACCGGCCAGCCGATCGCGATCGGCCAGCGAGAGACGATGGGCAATCCCTGCATGAACAACTACGCCACGGCCGATGGGCGGCGATTCTGGATCGTCGGGCTCGAGGGCGAGCGGCACTGGCCACCGCTGTGTCGCGCCGTGGGCCATTCGGAGTGGCTGACCGACCCGCGGTTCAGCGACGCGTACGCGCGCTTCGTCAACGCGGCGGAGCTCATCGCCGAGTTGGATGCGGTCTTTGCCACCCGCACACTCGACGAATGGGCGCAGGTCTTCGCGGCCGAACCCGACTTCTTCTGGTCGCCGGTGAACAGCCTCGAGGACGTCGTCGCCGACGGGCAGTTCCACGCCGCGGGCGGCATCGTCGACGTGCCGGACGGGGACGCCAGTGTCGCGATGGTGGCAACACCGGCCGATTTCCACGGCACACCATGGGCACCGCGTTCTGCGGCACCGGAACTCGGCCAACATACCGAGGAAGTGCTCGCCGAACTCAAGGCGCGCCGCGGCTCGTGACCACCGGTCGCACCTTTACAAATTTCGTCCCAAGTGTCACGCTGTCCGGTGAGCCGCCCGACGCGGCTCCCAGCCCAGGACAAGCGTTGCGGTAAGCGCCAATGCCCGCTTTCGGTGCGGCGGTG
This genomic interval from Mycobacterium sp. SMC-2 contains the following:
- a CDS encoding CaiB/BaiF CoA-transferase family protein — protein: MAGPMEGVKVVELGVWVAGPATGGILADWGADVIKIEPPSGDPGRMFGRMLGCDLGVNPPFEMDNRSKRSVVLDLAEEAGRGTAFELLADADVFVTNVRPGALQRLGLDFETVSAHNPRLVYGLITGYGESGPDADRAAYDVAAFWSRAGVAHLLTRPGDMPPFQRGGMGDHSAGMTLAAAICAALVARARTGTGQLVTTSLYRQGAYTVSFDLNTYLLTGQPIAIGQRETMGNPCMNNYATADGRRFWIVGLEGERHWPPLCRAVGHSEWLTDPRFSDAYARFVNAAELIAELDAVFATRTLDEWAQVFAAEPDFFWSPVNSLEDVVADGQFHAAGGIVDVPDGDASVAMVATPADFHGTPWAPRSAAPELGQHTEEVLAELKARRGS